A portion of the Fusobacterium nucleatum genome contains these proteins:
- the lpxC gene encoding UDP-3-O-acyl-N-acetylglucosamine deacetylase, translated as MKRKTLKNIVEYDGIGLHKGEIIKMKLIPAKSGGIIFRMVNMPEGKNEILLDYRNIFDLTRGTNLKNEHGAMVFTIEHFLSALYVLGITDLVIELNGNELPICDGSAIKFLDLFQESGIVELDEYVEEIIVKEPIFLSKGDKHVIALPYPDGYKLTYAIRFEHTFLKSQLAEFEITEKNYRKEIASARTFGFDYEVEYLKQNNLALGGTLENAIVIKKDGVLNPDGLRFDDEFVRHKMLDIIGDLKILNRPIRAHIIAIKAGHLIDIEFAKILDNIK; from the coding sequence ATGAAAAGAAAAACTTTAAAAAATATAGTAGAATATGATGGAATAGGTTTACATAAAGGTGAAATCATAAAAATGAAACTTATTCCTGCTAAGTCTGGAGGTATAATTTTTAGAATGGTAAATATGCCAGAAGGTAAAAATGAAATACTTTTAGATTATAGAAATATCTTTGATTTAACAAGAGGGACTAACTTAAAAAATGAACACGGAGCTATGGTTTTTACAATAGAACATTTTTTATCAGCTCTGTATGTTTTAGGAATAACTGATTTAGTAATTGAATTAAATGGAAACGAACTACCTATTTGTGATGGAAGTGCTATTAAATTCTTAGATTTATTTCAAGAAAGTGGTATAGTTGAATTAGATGAGTATGTGGAAGAAATTATAGTAAAAGAACCTATATTTTTGTCTAAAGGAGATAAACATGTAATAGCCCTACCTTATCCTGATGGATATAAATTAACTTACGCTATAAGATTTGAACATACATTTTTGAAATCACAGTTAGCAGAATTTGAAATAACAGAAAAAAATTATAGAAAAGAAATTGCTTCTGCAAGAACTTTTGGTTTTGATTATGAAGTTGAATATTTAAAACAAAATAATCTTGCCTTAGGTGGAACATTAGAAAATGCTATTGTTATAAAAAAAGATGGAGTTTTAAATCCAGATGGTTTAAGATTTGACGATGAATTTGTAAGACATAAAATGCTTGATATTATTGGAGATTTAAAAATTTTAAACAGACCAATAAGAGCACATATTATTGCTATAAAAGCAGGACACCTTATTGATATTGAATTTGCAAAAATTCTTGATAATATAAAATAA
- the fabZ gene encoding 3-hydroxyacyl-ACP dehydratase FabZ, with translation MLDILEIMKRIPHRYPFLLVDRILEMDKEAQIIKGKKNVTMNEEFFNGHFPGHPIMPGVLIIEGMAQCLGVMVMENFPGKVPYFAAIENAKFKNPVKPGDTLIYDVKVDKVKRNFVKATGKTYVDDAVVAEASFTFVIADM, from the coding sequence ATGTTAGATATTTTAGAAATAATGAAAAGGATACCACACAGATACCCATTTTTATTAGTTGATAGAATTCTAGAAATGGATAAGGAAGCACAAATAATAAAAGGGAAAAAGAATGTGACAATGAATGAAGAGTTTTTTAATGGTCACTTCCCAGGACATCCAATTATGCCAGGAGTATTAATAATTGAAGGTATGGCACAATGTTTAGGAGTTATGGTTATGGAAAATTTCCCTGGAAAAGTCCCTTATTTTGCAGCAATAGAAAATGCTAAATTCAAAAATCCTGTTAAACCAGGAGATACATTAATTTATGATGTAAAGGTTGATAAAGTAAAAAGAAATTTTGTTAAAGCAACTGGAAAAACTTATGTAGATGATGCAGTAGTTGCAGAAGCAAGTTTTACATTTGTAATAGCAGATATGTAG
- the lpxA gene encoding acyl-ACP--UDP-N-acetylglucosamine O-acyltransferase has product MVDIHSTAIIEDGAIIEDGVKIGPYCIVGKDVVIKKGTVLQSHVVVEGITEIGENNTIYSFVSIGKDNQDLKYKGEPTKTIIGNNNSIREFVTIHRGTDDRWETRIGNGNLIMAYVHVAHDVIIGDDCIFSNNVTLAGHVVIDSHAIIGGLTPIHQFTRIGSYSMIGGASAVSQDVCPFVLAAGNTVVLRGLNIVGLRRRGFSDEEISNLKKAYRILFRQGLQLKDALEELEKDFSEDKNVKYLVDFIKSSDRGIAR; this is encoded by the coding sequence ATGGTAGATATACATAGCACAGCTATTATAGAAGATGGAGCTATTATAGAAGATGGAGTAAAAATAGGTCCTTACTGTATAGTTGGAAAAGATGTAGTAATAAAAAAGGGTACTGTTTTACAATCTCATGTTGTTGTGGAAGGGATAACAGAAATAGGAGAAAATAATACCATTTATTCTTTTGTTTCAATAGGAAAAGATAACCAAGATTTAAAATATAAGGGTGAACCTACAAAAACTATTATAGGAAATAATAATTCTATAAGAGAATTTGTAACTATTCATAGAGGTACTGATGACAGATGGGAAACTAGAATAGGAAATGGAAATCTTATTATGGCTTATGTTCATGTTGCCCATGATGTTATCATAGGTGATGATTGCATATTTTCAAATAATGTTACTTTGGCTGGACATGTTGTTATTGATAGTCATGCAATTATTGGGGGTTTAACTCCTATTCATCAATTTACAAGAATAGGTTCTTATTCTATGATTGGTGGAGCAAGTGCTGTTAGTCAAGATGTTTGTCCTTTTGTATTAGCAGCTGGAAATACAGTTGTATTGAGAGGATTAAATATTGTTGGGCTTAGAAGAAGAGGTTTCTCTGATGAAGAAATATCTAATTTAAAAAAAGCATACAGAATATTATTTAGACAAGGCTTACAATTAAAAGATGCCTTAGAAGAGCTTGAAAAAGATTTTAGTGAAGATAAAAATGTAAAATATCTAGTAGATTTTATAAAGAGCAGTGATAGGGGGATAGCTAGATAA
- a CDS encoding LpxI family protein has translation MEKIGLIVGNGKFPLYFIEEAKNSNISVYPIGLFPSVDEEIKKIDNYTEFNIGHIGEIIKYLLLRDINKIVMLGKVEKKLIFENLILDKYGEKIMEIVPDNKDETLLFAIIGFIKLSGIKVLPQSYLMKKFIFETKCYTEKEPDIDDEKTISIGIEAARLLSRVDVGQTVVCRDRAVIAVEGIEGTDETLKRAGQYSDKDNILIKMSRPQQDMRVDVPVIGLNTIETAIKNGFKGIVAQAKKMIFLNQKECIELANKNNIFIVGKKI, from the coding sequence ATGGAAAAGATAGGACTTATTGTAGGAAATGGAAAGTTTCCACTGTATTTTATAGAGGAAGCTAAAAATAGTAATATTTCAGTATATCCAATAGGTCTTTTTCCCTCTGTTGATGAAGAAATAAAAAAAATAGATAACTATACAGAGTTCAATATTGGACATATTGGAGAGATAATAAAATATTTACTTTTAAGAGATATAAATAAAATTGTAATGCTTGGAAAAGTTGAAAAAAAATTAATTTTTGAAAATTTAATACTTGATAAATATGGAGAGAAGATAATGGAGATAGTTCCAGATAATAAAGATGAAACTCTCCTTTTTGCAATTATTGGATTTATAAAATTGAGTGGTATAAAAGTTTTACCCCAAAGTTATTTAATGAAGAAATTTATTTTTGAAACTAAATGTTATACAGAGAAAGAACCAGATATTGATGATGAAAAAACTATTTCTATTGGAATTGAAGCTGCGAGACTTTTAAGTAGAGTTGATGTAGGTCAAACAGTTGTATGTAGGGATAGAGCAGTTATTGCAGTGGAAGGAATAGAAGGGACAGATGAAACTTTAAAAAGAGCAGGACAATACTCTGATAAAGATAATATTTTAATAAAGATGTCAAGACCTCAACAGGATATGAGAGTAGATGTGCCAGTTATAGGACTTAATACTATTGAAACTGCAATAAAAAATGGTTTTAAAGGTATAGTTGCCCAAGCTAAAAAAATGATATTTTTAAATCAAAAAGAATGTATAGAATTAGCTAATAAAAATAATATTTTTATAGTTGGAAAGAAAATCTAG
- the lpxB gene encoding lipid-A-disaccharide synthase, protein MKFFVSTGEASGDLHLSYLVKSVKARYKDVDFVGVAGEKSQKEGVEILQDINELAIMGFTEVLKKYKFLKQKAYEYLQYIKDNQIKNVILVDYGGFNVKFLELLKNEIKDIKIFYYIPPKVWIWGEKRVEKLRFADYIMVIFPWEVDFYKKHNINAIYFGNPFTDFYKKVERTGNKILLLPGSRRQEIKAMLPVFEEIINNLKDDKFILKLNSNQDLKYTENFKKYNNIEIIIDKKLKDIVSDCKLSVATSGTITLELALLGLPSIVVYKTTFINYLIGKYILKIGYISLPNLVLNDEIFPELIQKDCEAKNIEKHMKKVLENLPEIEEKIENMRKKVEGKAVVESYADFLVKEGK, encoded by the coding sequence ATGAAATTTTTTGTTTCAACAGGAGAGGCTTCTGGAGATTTACACCTGTCTTATTTAGTAAAAAGTGTAAAGGCAAGATATAAAGATGTAGATTTTGTTGGAGTAGCAGGGGAAAAGTCTCAAAAAGAGGGAGTAGAAATACTTCAAGATATAAATGAACTTGCTATTATGGGTTTCACAGAAGTTTTAAAAAAATATAAATTCTTAAAACAAAAAGCTTATGAGTATTTACAATATATTAAAGATAATCAAATAAAAAATGTAATTTTAGTTGATTATGGAGGATTTAATGTAAAGTTTTTGGAGCTTTTAAAAAATGAAATTAAAGATATAAAAATTTTTTACTATATCCCACCAAAAGTTTGGATATGGGGAGAAAAAAGAGTTGAAAAATTAAGATTTGCAGATTATATAATGGTTATCTTCCCTTGGGAAGTGGATTTCTATAAAAAACATAATATAAATGCAATCTATTTTGGAAATCCTTTTACAGATTTCTATAAAAAAGTTGAAAGAACTGGAAATAAAATTTTATTACTTCCAGGAAGTAGACGACAGGAAATAAAGGCTATGTTACCTGTTTTTGAAGAAATTATAAATAATTTAAAAGATGATAAATTTATTTTGAAATTGAATTCAAATCAAGATTTAAAATATACAGAAAATTTTAAAAAATATAATAATATTGAAATTATTATTGATAAAAAATTAAAAGATATAGTTTCAGATTGTAAACTCTCAGTTGCAACTTCTGGAACAATAACACTTGAATTAGCACTTTTAGGGTTACCTAGTATAGTTGTGTATAAAACAACTTTTATAAATTATTTAATAGGTAAATATATTTTAAAGATAGGTTATATATCTTTGCCAAATTTAGTTTTAAATGATGAAATTTTTCCAGAACTTATTCAAAAAGATTGTGAAGCCAAAAATATTGAAAAGCATATGAAAAAGGTTTTGGAAAATTTACCAGAAATTGAAGAAAAAATTGAAAATATGAGAAAAAAAGTCGAAGGAAAAGCTGTTGTAGAAAGCTATGCAGATTTTCTTGTTAAGGAAGGAAAATGA
- a CDS encoding ABC transporter ATP-binding protein codes for MKILKFKNKSLNIFLGYSYRYKWQMIAVIILSIIASLMSAAPAWLSKKFVDDVLIGQNKKMFMWIIGGIFAATVIKVISSYYSQIASNFVTETIKRKIKIDIFSHLEKLPISYFKKNKLGDTLSKLTNDTTSLGRIGFIVFDMFKEFLTVLVLTARMFQVDYILALVSLVLLPLVIRVVRKYTKKIRKYGRERQDTTGKVTAFTQETLSGIFVIKAFNNTDFAIDKYKDLTKEEFEQAYKTTKVKAKVSPINEVITTFMVLLVVLYGGYQILVAKRITSGDLISFVTALGLMHQPLKRLISKNNDLQDSLPSADRVVEIFDEKIETDVFGEAVEFNEKIQDIKFENVNYKYDDSNEYVLKNINLDVKAGEIVAFVGKSGSGKTTLVNLLARFFNTDDGKITVNGVNIKNIHLDTYRDKFAIVPQETFLFGGTIKENISFGKEVTEEEIISAAKMANAYNFIQEDLPNKFETEVGERGALLSGGQKQRIAIARALIKNPEIMILDEATSALDSESEKLVQEALDSLMEGRTTFVIAHRLSTIVRADKIVVMENGEIKEMGTHSELIAMNGIYKNLYDIQFNENV; via the coding sequence ATGAAAATATTAAAATTTAAAAATAAGTCTCTAAATATTTTCTTAGGGTATAGTTACAGATATAAATGGCAGATGATAGCTGTTATTATTTTATCAATTATTGCATCTTTAATGAGTGCTGCACCTGCTTGGTTGAGTAAAAAATTTGTTGATGATGTATTGATAGGACAGAATAAAAAGATGTTTATGTGGATAATAGGTGGAATTTTTGCTGCCACTGTTATTAAAGTTATCTCATCATATTATTCTCAAATAGCTTCAAATTTTGTAACTGAGACTATAAAAAGAAAAATAAAAATAGATATATTTTCCCATTTAGAGAAATTGCCAATTAGTTATTTTAAAAAGAATAAATTGGGAGATACTCTCTCAAAATTAACTAATGATACAACATCACTAGGAAGAATAGGATTTATAGTCTTTGATATGTTTAAAGAATTTCTTACAGTTTTAGTCCTTACTGCAAGAATGTTTCAGGTTGATTATATTTTAGCATTAGTATCACTTGTACTTTTACCTTTAGTTATAAGAGTTGTTAGAAAATATACTAAAAAAATTAGAAAATATGGTAGAGAAAGACAAGATACAACAGGAAAAGTAACAGCTTTTACACAAGAAACACTCTCAGGGATTTTTGTTATTAAAGCCTTTAATAATACTGATTTTGCAATTGATAAGTATAAGGATTTAACTAAGGAAGAGTTTGAACAAGCATATAAGACTACAAAAGTGAAAGCAAAAGTATCACCGATAAATGAGGTTATAACAACATTTATGGTACTTTTAGTTGTTTTGTATGGAGGTTATCAAATATTAGTTGCTAAAAGGATTACATCAGGAGATTTAATCTCCTTTGTAACTGCCTTAGGTCTAATGCATCAACCACTAAAAAGATTGATAAGTAAAAATAATGATTTACAAGATTCTTTACCATCAGCAGATAGAGTTGTTGAAATTTTTGATGAAAAAATTGAAACTGATGTCTTTGGTGAAGCAGTTGAATTTAATGAAAAAATTCAAGATATAAAATTTGAAAATGTAAACTATAAATATGATGATTCAAATGAATATGTATTGAAAAATATTAACTTAGATGTTAAAGCAGGAGAAATAGTAGCTTTTGTTGGAAAGAGTGGAAGTGGAAAAACTACACTTGTAAACTTATTGGCAAGATTTTTTAATACTGATGATGGAAAGATAACAGTAAATGGTGTAAATATTAAAAATATTCATTTGGATACTTACAGAGATAAATTTGCAATAGTACCACAGGAAACTTTTTTATTTGGTGGAACTATTAAAGAAAATATAAGCTTTGGTAAAGAAGTTACAGAAGAAGAAATTATTTCAGCAGCTAAAATGGCAAATGCCTATAATTTTATACAAGAAGATTTGCCTAATAAATTTGAAACAGAGGTTGGAGAAAGAGGAGCATTGTTATCTGGTGGACAAAAACAAAGAATAGCAATAGCCAGAGCCTTGATTAAAAATCCAGAAATAATGATTTTAGATGAGGCAACTTCTGCACTTGATAGCGAATCAGAAAAACTTGTTCAAGAAGCACTTGATAGTTTAATGGAAGGAAGAACTACCTTTGTAATAGCACATAGACTATCAACAATAGTTAGAGCAGATAAAATTGTTGTTATGGAAAATGGAGAAATTAAAGAAATGGGAACTCATTCTGAGCTTATAGCTATGAATGGAATCTATAAAAATCTTTATGATATTCAATTCAATGAAAATGTATGA
- a CDS encoding ISL3-like element ISFnu5 family transposase has translation MISLSLSDFIKSILNIQDNNISFPEEEYCQVTQKGDYLLKVFKGFLKSDYCTCPHCSSKNIVKNGSRHRKIKYIPIQNHNIELELTVQRYICKDCKKTFSPSTNIVSDNSSISNNLKYAIALELQKNISLTSIAKRYNISIPSVQRIMDNCYSDFKVNKEHLPEAICIDEFKSVKNIDGAMSFVFADYKSKNIIDIVEDRRLHSLTEYFSRFSLEARNNVKYICMDMYTPYISLVNSIFPNAKIVLDKFHIVNLVNRAFNQTRISIMNSIQDDSLKRKFKLFWKSLLKYYPDLCQISYYCQSFKRKLSSKDKVDYLLEKSPKLEANFNIYQDIIQAIRHNNFKRFESVVKKYLSTKEKISKKMMIVLKTLKKHMNYIENMFESNITNGVIEGLNNKIKSIKRTAFGYSNFSNFKKRILIQAGIISISA, from the coding sequence GTGATTTCATTGTCTCTATCTGATTTTATCAAATCTATCTTAAATATTCAAGATAATAATATTTCTTTTCCAGAAGAAGAATATTGCCAAGTTACTCAAAAAGGCGACTATTTACTTAAAGTTTTTAAAGGATTTCTTAAATCTGATTACTGCACTTGCCCACACTGTAGTTCTAAAAATATTGTAAAAAATGGTTCTAGGCATCGTAAAATTAAATATATTCCTATTCAAAATCACAATATTGAACTTGAGCTTACTGTACAAAGATATATTTGTAAGGATTGTAAAAAAACCTTTTCACCTTCCACTAATATTGTTAGTGATAACTCTAGTATATCTAATAATCTTAAGTATGCTATTGCGCTTGAGCTTCAAAAAAATATTTCTCTTACATCTATTGCTAAAAGATACAATATTTCCATTCCTTCTGTTCAAAGAATTATGGATAACTGCTATTCTGATTTTAAAGTTAATAAAGAACATTTACCTGAAGCTATTTGTATTGATGAATTTAAGTCTGTTAAAAATATTGATGGTGCTATGTCTTTTGTTTTTGCTGACTATAAAAGTAAGAATATTATTGATATTGTGGAAGATAGAAGACTTCATTCTCTCACAGAATATTTTTCAAGATTTTCTTTAGAAGCTAGAAATAATGTAAAATATATCTGTATGGATATGTATACTCCATATATTAGTTTAGTTAATTCTATTTTTCCTAATGCAAAAATAGTGTTAGATAAATTTCATATTGTTAATCTTGTTAATAGAGCATTCAATCAAACTAGAATATCTATTATGAATTCTATTCAAGATGATTCATTAAAAAGAAAATTTAAACTATTCTGGAAATCATTATTAAAATATTATCCTGATCTTTGTCAAATAAGCTATTACTGTCAAAGTTTTAAGCGCAAACTTAGCAGTAAAGATAAAGTGGATTATCTCTTAGAAAAAAGCCCTAAATTAGAAGCTAATTTTAATATATATCAAGATATTATTCAAGCAATTAGGCATAATAACTTTAAAAGATTTGAAAGTGTAGTTAAAAAATATTTAAGTACTAAAGAAAAGATTTCTAAGAAAATGATGATAGTGCTAAAAACTCTTAAGAAACATATGAACTATATTGAGAATATGTTTGAATCAAATATTACTAATGGAGTAATAGAGGGTTTAAATAACAAAATAAAATCAATAAAAAGAACAGCATTTGGATATTCAAATTTTAGCAATTTTAAAAAGCGTATATTAATTCAAGCAGGTATTATTTCAATTAGTGCTTAA
- a CDS encoding toxin-antitoxin system YwqK family antitoxin translates to MKNKIFILAFSLLLSVSAFSNPVEVRKKDLRVIEKIYYLKDSEVPFTGKVSEGRDRLYYLNGKQDGKWISFYKNGNIKSIVNWKDGKLNGKYVIYENNGRKSTETIYKDGKENGYYYLYNSNGTYRTKGAYSMGKPVGEWEYYDKDGKLTNKVIAE, encoded by the coding sequence TTGAAAAATAAAATATTTATACTTGCTTTTTCTCTACTTCTTTCTGTGTCTGCTTTTTCAAATCCAGTTGAAGTCAGAAAAAAAGATTTAAGAGTTATTGAAAAAATATATTATCTTAAAGATTCAGAAGTTCCTTTTACAGGTAAAGTTAGTGAGGGGAGAGACAGACTTTACTATTTAAATGGTAAACAAGATGGGAAATGGATATCTTTCTACAAAAATGGAAATATAAAATCTATTGTAAATTGGAAAGATGGAAAATTAAATGGAAAATATGTAATCTACGAAAATAATGGACGAAAATCTACTGAAACTATCTATAAAGATGGTAAAGAAAATGGTTACTACTATCTATATAATTCTAATGGAACTTATCGTACAAAAGGTGCATATTCAATGGGAAAACCTGTTGGAGAATGGGAATATTATGATAAAGATGGTAAGTTAACAAATAAAGTTATAGCTGAGTAA
- a CDS encoding LysR family transcriptional regulator, with product MFKYIKYIYEIYENQSFSKAAKKLYISQPALSSIIKKAEDELQLPIFDRSTNPISLTEAGEYYITAAKEIIEIENKIKHKFKELRTSIEDSFSIGGSTFFCTHVLPNLVDAFTDLYSNYSIKVIEANADELSKCLKSDIVDLIIDVEMLDLNIFNSIKWASENIILAVPSQFHINKKLQEYKFSFEQIKTGEYLKEKYKSVNLKYFKDEPFIFLKNGNDMYSRGLRMCKKANYSPNIIMYMDQLLTSYYVSKLGNGISFIRDTITKYEDPTDKLVFYKIDDIEATRNIMLYYKKNIKLSEVTKKFISFITNNIL from the coding sequence ATGTTTAAATATATTAAATATATTTATGAAATATATGAGAATCAAAGTTTTTCAAAAGCTGCTAAAAAATTATATATATCTCAACCTGCTTTAAGTAGTATAATAAAAAAAGCTGAAGATGAGTTACAACTTCCTATATTTGACCGAAGTACAAACCCCATCTCATTAACAGAAGCTGGCGAATACTATATTACAGCTGCAAAAGAAATAATAGAAATTGAAAATAAAATAAAACATAAATTTAAAGAACTAAGAACTTCTATAGAAGATAGCTTTTCTATAGGTGGTTCTACATTTTTTTGTACACATGTGCTCCCAAATTTAGTTGATGCTTTTACTGATTTATATTCTAACTACTCTATAAAAGTTATAGAAGCCAATGCAGATGAATTATCAAAATGTTTGAAATCTGATATTGTGGATTTAATCATAGATGTAGAAATGTTGGATTTAAATATTTTTAATTCTATAAAATGGGCTTCTGAAAATATAATCCTTGCTGTTCCTTCACAATTTCATATTAATAAAAAACTTCAAGAATATAAATTTTCTTTTGAGCAAATAAAAACAGGAGAATATCTAAAAGAAAAATATAAAAGTGTAAATTTAAAATATTTTAAAGATGAACCTTTTATCTTTTTAAAAAATGGAAATGATATGTATTCAAGAGGTCTTAGAATGTGTAAAAAAGCAAACTATAGTCCTAATATAATTATGTATATGGATCAACTGTTAACTTCTTATTATGTTTCTAAATTAGGAAATGGAATTTCCTTTATTAGGGACACAATTACTAAATATGAGGATCCTACAGATAAATTAGTCTTTTATAAAATAGATGATATTGAAGCCACACGTAATATTATGTTATACTATAAAAAAAATATTAAATTATCTGAAGTTACTAAAAAATTTATATCTTTTATAACTAATAATATTTTATAA
- a CDS encoding dicarboxylate/amino acid:cation symporter → MKKLALWKQIIIAILLGILVGVFMPNIVPKFKFLGDIFLRLLKMLIAPLVLFTLISGVCKMGDIKQLRTVGMRIVIFYLASSTVSAILGVLIALFTQPGKGVIDLLGTEVGKDVSYNFIENLIGWVPINIFEALATGNTLQIIFFALLMGVVLLSLGDSVSVVIKIVDQAADAMMKLTEIVMKFAPIGIFALIADLTISLSGNMLKQVLNMILTVYIVLLFIIFIVYPIAIKLFTKESGLKFLKNVTPAMIVAASTTSSAATLPVSLRCANEELGVPENIFGFTLPLGNTCNMNGLAVGLGVISVFASNIYGYPITFVSLLQFVFMGLVLSVGCAGVKGAGIVMSTVLLQTFGMPLTLIPILAAIWPITDIGYTTANITGDLVGTVVVANSLNSLDKEIFRK, encoded by the coding sequence ATGAAAAAATTAGCATTATGGAAACAAATAATAATAGCTATTCTATTAGGAATTTTAGTAGGAGTTTTTATGCCTAATATTGTACCAAAATTTAAATTTTTGGGAGATATATTTTTAAGACTTTTAAAAATGCTAATAGCACCACTTGTTTTGTTCACTTTAATAAGTGGTGTATGTAAAATGGGGGATATCAAACAATTAAGAACAGTTGGAATGAGAATAGTTATTTTCTATCTTGCTTCCTCAACTGTTTCAGCAATATTAGGAGTTTTAATTGCTTTGTTTACTCAACCAGGAAAGGGAGTTATAGATTTATTAGGTACTGAAGTTGGAAAAGATGTTAGTTATAATTTCATTGAAAATTTAATTGGCTGGGTCCCTATAAATATATTTGAAGCATTAGCAACAGGAAATACATTACAGATTATCTTTTTTGCTCTATTAATGGGAGTTGTTTTATTGAGCTTGGGAGATTCTGTAAGTGTGGTTATAAAAATTGTAGATCAAGCAGCAGATGCTATGATGAAATTAACAGAAATTGTTATGAAATTTGCACCCATTGGGATTTTTGCGTTAATAGCTGATTTAACTATTTCTTTATCTGGAAATATGTTAAAACAAGTATTAAACATGATACTAACTGTCTACATAGTTTTATTGTTCATAATATTTATAGTTTATCCTATAGCAATAAAATTATTCACAAAGGAAAGTGGACTGAAATTTTTGAAAAATGTTACTCCTGCAATGATTGTAGCTGCCTCAACAACATCTTCTGCAGCAACTTTACCAGTTTCTTTAAGATGTGCAAATGAAGAATTAGGAGTTCCTGAAAATATATTTGGTTTTACTTTACCATTAGGAAATACTTGTAATATGAATGGTTTAGCTGTTGGATTAGGTGTAATAAGTGTATTTGCTTCAAATATTTATGGTTATCCAATAACTTTTGTATCATTACTTCAATTTGTATTTATGGGATTAGTTCTTTCGGTTGGATGTGCTGGGGTAAAAGGTGCAGGAATAGTTATGTCAACAGTTTTATTACAAACATTTGGAATGCCTTTAACACTGATACCAATTTTAGCAGCTATATGGCCTATAACTGATATCGGATATACTACTGCCAATATAACAGGAGATTTAGTAGGCACTGTTGTTGTTGCTAATTCATTAAATAGTTTAGATAAGGAAATTTTTAGAAAATAA